The genomic region TGAAGACAATAATGGAGACTGGATGCTTGTGGGGTTCGTCCCGTGGGAGTAAGCTTTTATACtttatttaaattttaattaCTTTTACTTATTGTTTCCTTTTTAATTAACTAATGCAACAAATGCAACCCGATACATAACTTCATGTTGTTGCTAATTAAttattaaggggctgtttggtagcctctgaatggtcattaagaggctatctcttaatggaaccattaaaaattttaccaatgagaaagtagaagaatgtgacatgtgatgatttaccattcagaggttacctcttaaccattcagacttgacgttacctcttattcattcagaggttttaaaccattaagaggtagcatctgaatggtcgttaacaggctaccaaacaacccctaagacATGTAATAATGTAGACAATAAAAATAAGAAGGATAAGAATAATGCTTATATTAAACCTTACACAAGTTTTATTAAAAGTTTAAGCATTTTAAAAGtttgttacatatatatatatatgtatgtatatatgtgtgtgtgatgtATATACATGTGTTGTTTATGGACAACTTCACAGTTGAATGTAAACGCAGGGTGAATGCTTGTACAAATGTATGATCATCAGCTTTGTTTTTATAAAATCGACTATTTGGTTAATGTGATTGGAGTTATGTTTAATATAACATGTCAGTCAACTTGAATCAATTAACATGATATATAGTTAATATAAAGACTCGATCATATATCTAGTTAAAACACGAGGTGTCACTCTTTTATATCTTATATATCTGATGATTAACTAAATATACAATTTGAAATTACAGGATATTTACAGAAACATGCAAGAGACTAAGGATGAAGAAAAAAGTATTAGACGGTGGACTACAAACCAAAAACTTAATGAGGAAGAATGAAAATTAAATTAATGATAGGCAAATTTATCAATTAAGTTTAATTATTTGTAGTTGATGTTTTAATAGTGTCACCAGTTAAGAATATACATGTTAATCTATTAGGTAATTGATCATAAATTAAGTTGGTGAGGCTATGTACGTAGGTAGTGAAAAATGTCAACTCCTTTATCCTTTCAAGTAGCTTCTTTACAACAAGATTATGGAGTTCAAAAAATGTTGAAGTTTATTTTTCTGTTTCCTCACTTATACATTCTAGTATTAGAACTTGTGTAGTGGTTTAGTGAATAATGTCTTTATTTTTGGGCGTTTTCTGCTATGTGTTAATCCAGTCAGTAAAGAGGCATTATTGGACATTTATACAAAAGGGGTGTAGTGAAATAATGCCCCAACCAATCATTACAcaatcattatttttttttaatttaaaaactaataatatttcattaaataaaaaaattacaatactaaaaaaaaaaaacgatcatacttaaaaaaaatacattaattTTCGTCTTCGCTTTTGTCATTCTCGTCATCTTCGATTCTTCAGCTGGGATATACCGAGTCGACCATGCGTGTTGTACCAGATCAACCATTAACGCGGAATGGTGGGGTTCGTAACGCAATTCCCGTGCATtattcactctttcttccattgacgTTTGCGGATGCTCCTCCTGAACGGCTTCCGGTACATAATTTTGGCATATCGCCTTTCCTTCatcttccaaaatcatgttgtgcatgattatacaagcgtacatagcatctctcattttttgcttgGTCCATGCATGACAAGGATTTCTCAATTATTGCCATCGTTGTTTAAGAACCCCAAAGAATCTCTCAATGTCTTTCCGTGCAGACTCTTGAAACTTTTTAAAGTGTGCTCTTTTTTCATCGAACGGATCACTAAAAGTCTTCACGACaatcgaatacctaggataaattCCGTCGCACAAATAGTATCCATGGGGGTAGTAATTTCCGTTTGCGTAGAAAGACGCTTTTGGAGCTCTGCCAGAAATATAGTCCTCTAACAACGGAGATTGTTCAAAAACATTTATGTCATTGCATGACTCGACCACGccaaagtaagccgaccaaacccaaaggtcctgtGAGGCAACCGCCTAAAGAATAACAGTAGGTCATTTTTGGTCACCCCGTGtgttgacctcgccatgcggtCAGACAGTTATCCCAACGCCAATGCATACAATCCAAGCTCCTGATCATACCCAGCAAACCATGCTCATTATAATGGACCTCGTAAATCTTTTGAAGGTCGTACCAAGTGGGCGTTCTCAGATAACGCGCACCGTACAAATTTATAATACCTTTAACAAACGTATACAGCCATAagctaaaaaaaaataaaaaaaatacttgtAATGTTTATAGTAAAGTATAGGAATGTACCGCGACAAAAATCTCCAAGGTGTCTCGCGTTGTTTTCTCGGCCATTTttaaatactcgtcgttgatgtcggtcGTGTTTCCGTAAGCAAAGACTCGTAGCGACGATGTACACTTTTGAATACCGGTGAATTCAAGTGTCCCTTTCACATccgctttttgtttaaaataatcgaAGTTGTTTTCAAAGTCCTCGACGATGCGTAGAAACAAACGCTTACTCATCCGGAAACGACGCCTAAAAACTTCTGGGTTCGGATATGTTGGCGCTTCATCGAAATAATCTTTCATCAACCGATCGTTTGCCGCCCGTCGGTCTCGTTCAATATAATCTCTTGTTTTAATTTCACGTTCGGGCCGGCTACAATGCTTCATATATCGCACCGCTAGTTGACAAGCACTCATAATCGCCTCTTGCTCGACCTCCTCATCGGTGGATTCACCTTCATCCGCTAAAAACTCTTTATAGTAATAATTTGCAATGGACGAGGAACTAGGAGAatccatttttttataaaaatggtttaatatttgagattgtataggtttttgtttgtaaaaaatgtgattttttgtgtgtatatacataAAGGTGAGAAaggaaaaaaggaaaaaaataaaaactatccGTTGCTTTTGACAATTGCATTGGTCTTATTGGTTGGTTTCAAATTGTTCAAGCGTGGTTTCAAACACGCCAAATCGAAAAAATTGAGCAAAAACGCCCAGGGGGCGGGTCTTCGACATTTTCGGGCGTGGTTGGCGAAAAAAACCCGCCCAAATTTCTACCACTACGGGTGATCTTAGTTTGgtttatcttattaataaatgaTTACTTATTTACATGTAATCAGTAACAAATTCAAGATTTATTTATTAGTGTCACTTTTTAATGCATTCGGTAAATTGGTATCATCTGAGTGACATATAGTATATATATTGGTATCACCTGAGTGACATATAGTATATATAGAACATTAAAACAAGTGCTGAATAGTGTTAATGCATGCATAATGAAACACATTAAGAGTGTGATACTCCTTATTTTGATGAAAATACACAAACTAATGCACTTCGTCGTAGGAATTTTTGTGGTAATATGACTATATACTTCGTCGCTAATCCATAGACAATTTGTCATGGTAATGAGAGGTATGATATGTCATCTGAGACAATTTATCGTTATTACGCCCATTGGAAATCCGTCTAAAAATATTACCCATTTCTGATTTTCTTACAGTATAAATGGTAGATTTTCGATGAGAAAACTATCTCATGTCTTCTATTTTATAGTGCAACTGTGCAAGCATTCTAATTTGTTGTCTTAATAATACTACGTGCGTGTTTGTGTATATAATTTAATTAAGCCTCAAACTATTGGCACATCAATGGCTAACTAACTTGTTCAATCTCATTTTCAACTCGTGAAGAATGCCAAACCAGTGGAGGAGCAGTATTGTAGTGCCTTTATATAAGAACAAGGGAGACGCCCAATGTTGTGGTAGTTATAGAGGGATTAAGTTGTTAAGCCATACTATGAAACTATGGGAGAAGGTGATTGAGACTAGACTTAGAAGAGAAACCCAGGTTACGGTAAACCAATTTGGTTTCATGCCAGGGCGGTCAACTACAGAAGCGATACACATTCTAAGGAGATTGATGGAAAAATATAGAGAGAAAAATCGAGATCTACATATGGTGTTCATTGATTTAGAAAAGGCGTATGACAGTGTGCCACGTAGATTGATATGAGACAGTTTAGAGGATAAAGGGGTACCTAGTAAGTATGTAGACCTAATTAAGGATATGTATGTTGAAACTAAAACTAGTGTTCGTGCACCGGTAGGTGATACTGATTTCTTTCCTGTGGAAGTAGGACTCCACCAAGGGTCAGCGTTGAGTCCTTTTCTATTTGCGATTGTCCTAGATGAGTTGTCAAAGTCGATTCAGGAGTCAATTCCGTTGTGCTTGCTTTTTGCAGACGATATTGTGGTGATACAAGAAAGTAAACAGAGTTTGAATGAGAGGTTAGAAGAATGGCGTGTAACCTTAGAAGGCAAAGGTTTGAGGATAAGTCGCTCTAAGACTGAGTACCTTTACTGTGATTTTAGTGGAGCAGGCGATGAGCACGACACTCAGATCACCATTGAGGGCCAGGTGGTCCCACAGGCAACTAAGTTCAAGTATTTAGGATCGTTTGTTCAGAGTAATGGAGAGATAGACAGTGACGTAGTTCATCGTATCCAGGTTGGATGGTGTAGGTGGAGAGCAGCTACAAGGGTATTATGTGACAAGAGGTTCCCTGATAAATTGAAAGGGAAATTTTATAGGGTTGCAATTAGACCCTCTATGTTATACGGAACAGATTGTTGTGCTATCAAGAAAATTCATACACGAAAGTTAGAGGTGACAGAGATGAGGATGCTAAGATGGATGTGTGGGCATACTAGGTTGGACaagataagaaatgaggtttttagggtAAGATTATGAGTTGCTGGTATTTCAGACAAAACAAGGGAGggaagattgagatggtttgggcatgtcaGGAGGAGGCAGACGACAGACCCGACTAGAATAGTTGAAACACTCACTGTAGATGGAAGGGAGTAGAGGTAGGCCGAAAATGACTTGGGAGGAGCGGATTAGGCAAGATTTGCTAGATTTGCACCTCTTCGAGGACATGGTCGAGGATAGAACttcgtggagacgtaggattaaggttaaggactttTAGGAGTTTGGTCTGGTTTTTGGTTTAGGTTCTTCTCCTATGAGTTTAAATTTTTTCGTTTTCTATGAGGTGTGATATAGTTGTTTATAAGTTTCACTTATTCCCGGTGTCGTAGTTTTACTAACAACTACTTATTTATGTCTgtgattatttttattatttttcttttccaCCTTTTTAGTAGTTGTGTGCTTATATATGTTTTTCCAGAAGCTTTTGtcttggttttgttttttttttggagccgggggtctcactggaagcagcctctctattccttgggatagaggtaaggcttgCCTACATCCTACCCTCCCGAGACCCTATCAATAGCTTTGCTATAAGTGGGAttatactgggtatggttgttgttgttgttgttatagGGTTGCATTAAAATCAGTGTATGACTGCGTTCAGTTCTGGTCTGGCTActtctatacgctgcgtataggcctatacgcagcgtatataaagggttaAAAAGACAATATTTTATAAATGTTTCTAAAAAAATACAGcctttatatacgctgcataCAGTGGCGGACCTAAGAATTTTTTCTTGGGGGCGcgaattttttttaaagattttaggcccctagctatataaaaaaaaattcggTTCATGGCTGGTcggatcgggtcgggtcatgtaaaacaagtaaacATAAACAGACAAAGTTTCAGAGCGGGTCAGGGTCAGATCGGATCAGGTCGGGTTGGATTaatttcaattttcaaacaatcaaaccctaTTTCGTAACTTCCTATCACATTAACAAACAAAGTTTGAAGTAAAACAATAAACACATCAAAAGTAAAGTAACAACAAAAAAACCATCAAAGTTCAAACCCTCTCTACTTCTATTTCTCCTAATcctaaaataaaacaaaaaaaacttaTCTAAAACATAGCTTGGTCTTTAATTAGAAGAATCCGACGAAAAAAAGCGGTTCAACCCTTTTTCCTCTTGAAAAATCACGTCACAACTTCCCTGCTCATGATTCTTTTCACATATAAATCGTTCCATAAGTttataaaacaacaataaacacttaaacaaaataaacaatcatgttcaaccaaTACCATAGTCCATAATTTTCAATCATTTAAGCACTAGTTTTAAATCTTGATTAGTAATCACTTAAACAAACAAAGCTTAAAATAAGACAACAAAATCATTAACAAGTCTAGAACAactaaaaaaacatcaaaaaacataaaaaaaaatcaaaccctTATACATTTATATTTTCTCCTAATcaccacataaaacaacaaaaaacaaTCAATAAAGAAAGGATACTCATTATATGTCGGAATTCCGGCGTAATAATGTTCGGAACGACCGGAATTTGAATTTTCCGGCAAAATGACTCGTCCGGTCGTGAGTTGCTGTAGACTATAGTCGTTGGGCGTCTTTTTTTGAGCGGGATTTGGAATTCGAATGAGTTAGTGggttgatttgggttattttatttagttcaaaaTCTTTGGGCTTGGGCTTGGGCTTGGGTAGTTAGGTTAATAAAATTAGATTGTGGATTGCGTTAAATAAAGTAAATAAGTAGTTaaagaataattatataaattgtgttatatacttatatattcataataatcagtgtttaattttcatttttttataaattcataataTTTTTTTCTAAGGGGCAGGTTGAAAAAATTCAAGGGGTGCGGTTGGGATTTTCGACGGAAATTAGCACTAAAAActttttcttcaacgggtgcggccgcccacccaccaTTGTGGGTAGATCCGCCCTtggctgcgtataggtctatacgcaacgtatataaaggGACAAATTCCCACATCATATAAGAAATTCTCTTGGAAATTGAAAATGGTAGCTATACGCAGCATATATAAAGCTAGGTTTGGTGTGCAAATAGACATTTTGGTGTGCAAATATTTACACCCATTAATTAATTAGAAGGATCAAAACTAGAGTGGTCAAAGTTTGAAGTTATAACGATATAAGTATAAGCAGGGGCGGACTTAGTATAGTCGTaggcgtagcccgggctacggctcaacttttaaGCGGTAGtgtaaaaaaaagaatttttCCGATTTTTATACTAAGGATACCCCTCAACCGCTACTAGGACACCCCTCAAAAAAATTTTTTAGAAACTGATATTAAGCCCAAATTAATTGCCAATATTAATTCATAAAGCCTAGCACAAATGTGATATGCTCAATATTGATTCGTTAATCTAAATACTAATAActtaaagagtaaaatgcacggatagtccccgtggttttgcaaaataacatctatagtccccaacttttggaaattacaccggtgctccctgtggtttgacagtttgttactcggatagtccctggagtggatgatggttagttttctctgttaagtggatgtgaaatgacaaatttacccttcatcttctccactctATAAAACAAAACAACCCCACCCACCCCCGCCTTTCTCTCCGTCTCCCCCCACCATTAATCACGTTCTTCCTTATGTTAACAAGCTTCGTGATTATCAGAACAGAGGTCAAAACACTGTTTTCTTTGATGGGCAGGTGAAATTCTTGGATTATTCATTCATTATTATCGTTTTTTCGCAAACAAGCGATTACATAAATGTTGCAGGACCGGCTAGCTAAGGTGGTCTCTTTTGTATCATCATTGCTGGATGACATAAGCCTATTCTAATAATAGCTTCTTCCAGTGCTCTTTCCTTGTGGGAAACCGAGTTTTCAATGTGGTCAAAGACGATCACTGTTGTAACATACAAAGGGACCAAAGATATTGCCATTAAAGATTTAGAGTGTCAAGTCCTTTCATCTTCTCCGGATGCCATCTTTGAGGTACATAATGGATAGTATATAACAAAACTAACATGAATTCATGTTTGGATTTTGTTAATCTTTCTGTTTCCACCACCATTAAAGGTGGGGGTGGGTGGGGTTAGGGTGgagttgttttgtttttatagagtGAAGAAGATGAATGGtaaatttgtcatttcacatccacttaacagggaaaactaaccgtcatccattctagggactatccgagtaacaaactatcaaaccacagggagcaccggtgtaatttccaaaagttggggactataggtgttattttgcaaaaccacagggactatccgtgcattttactctaacttaaaaaaaaactagtttataaaatttaattcgGTAAGACCTAAAGGCCTTTTTTTGGCTCGCCCAGGGCACTTGAATTTTCAGGATCGGCCCTGCCACGTAATGTAGGTAAAAAAATTTCCGTTCTATAAATGTATCgtaaaaaaattgggatacccctgaatatttcttctagttccgccactgagtATAAGTCGACACATTTAACGTAATTCATAAGTAAACTGAAGCATCAAAGTTGATATATACATAATAGACTTGCATTAACGTGATTCATAAATAAACATATAGAGGAATGTAAACAAAAGGTAAACATattaaatagtaaaaaaaatcaaaaggtaAATATCAATGGGTTCGACTTTTAACATCCAGATTCCAACATGTTTAAAAAATCATCATAATTGAgtaaaaataaccaaacaaaagATATTTGATAttggtttttgtaaaacaatgttcaaGAAAATATAACTTCATAGTGGGATCTAAGATAATAGAAAAATACATAAAGTCATTGTTAAATTCGGTATTaataccggtatttaccgaaaaataccggtaccgataccgtttTTTTACCGATACCGAATTTTAAAAATCTATTACCGATACCGTTTATGATCGGTACGGTACGACATCGGTACAGTACTGGTATTTTGGTAAAAAATCTCATCCCTAGTCCATTTGTACGTGGAGAtaaaaatatgtgtgtatgtgcaCATTTATTTTTCTACATATGTTTGAGATATATAAAACAGAATGCTAGTTTTATTGTTCTTAGATGCTAGCTTCATATTTTCTTTAAATAACCCACGGTGCTATTTTCTCAACTTTATTCTTTTGGTGAAGTAAcatacttaggggctgtttggtagcctctgaatggtcattaagaggctacctcttaatggaatcaTTATGAATTTTACCAAtaagaaggtagaagaatgtgacatgtgatgatttactattcagaggttacctcttaaccattcagacttgaggttaacTCTTATTCATtaagaggttttaaaccattaagaggtagcatctgaatggtcattaagaggctaccaaacagccccttaatcttTTTGATAAATCTGAACAATATTCATTTGTTCTTGTGTTCTACTTTTTATAATAAGATTACCTAAGAATGAATTATTTATTTTTGCTATATaatgtaaaaaaatatataataaactaTATTTAAACTTTTTCTTATATAATGTAAATATAATAGCTATTAATAAACTTTTACCATCCCTTGGTTtgtaatttgttgttttatcattAAAAAAGTATgttgaaattgaaaaaaaagATTGTTGGGTAAAAAGAAAAaattctatatatatacatagtaAAATACAATAAAATATATCATTCATATTTAGAACTTAGAACTGACATAAACAACGACTTATTTTCAAGAGCAAATGTCATCAAGGTACATACTACCATGATCCACATTAAGTAAAATTAAACAAACAAAAGGTTAGACATCACCAATGAAAAAGATTCTATTATTGATCCTCTTTCAACTTTGGTGGTGGAGTACTGTAGCTTCTCCTAGGATCTTCACATGTTGTTTCTTGTCTTCTTCTTCGTCCTTATCTATCTCTTTCTTACGGCACTTAACTCCGCAAAAGGCCAGACTCCTGCAACAACAAAGGCGATTATGATCAATCTCTGTATGTGTGACATAAAGTATGTCTAGGGTTTCTTTATGATCAAGAGAATTACTTGTACATGTATATGTTCACTTTTTCTCCAAGTTTCTTTTTGCATGTGAAGCAATGCTTGAGAGATTCAAGGGTCATGTTTAAAAGAAGCTCCTTAAGGATGAAAATATCTTATGAGAATGAATGTTCAACATGTCTGACTTGAAATGTAGTATATAGACAATGAGATGAGGCTAGAACACAATAATTGGATCAGTGAAAAACCCTATTTCATGGAGGTGCGTGTGTTTTAGGCTTTCAAAATTTACTAAATTTGAGAGATTTTAACTAATTATAATTGTGCTATCCAACTAATATCAAGATAATGCTTAGGACATGTTTGTTTTTTTACTCGTTTAAGTGCTATATGGATAAGTGTATGGATAAAGGATGTCCTTATGAAGTAAACAATACTAGTACTGATGTTTGTTTTGTGTGCTTCTGATGCTAAATGCCACTTCTATATTGATAATTTTGTAATTATTACTCAGCACAATATTATTATTGTATAAACTTTTAAATGAAtgtttc from Helianthus annuus cultivar XRQ/B chromosome 10, HanXRQr2.0-SUNRISE, whole genome shotgun sequence harbors:
- the LOC110883386 gene encoding uncharacterized protein LOC110883386; the encoded protein is MDSPSSSSIANYYYKEFLADEGESTDEEVEQEAIMSACQLAVRYMKHCSRPEREIKTRDYIERDRRAANDRLMKDYFDEAPTYPNPEVFRRRFRMSKRLFLRIVEDFENNFDYFKQKADVKGTLEFTGIQKCTSSLRVFAYGNTTDINDEYLKMAEKTTRDTLEIFVAAVASQDLWVWSAYFGVVESCNDINVFEQSPLLEDYISGRAPKASFYANGNYYPHGYYLCDGIYPRYSIVVKTFSDPFDEKRAHFKKFQESARKDIERFFGVLKQRWQ